DNA from Tursiops truncatus isolate mTurTru1 chromosome 8, mTurTru1.mat.Y, whole genome shotgun sequence:
CCTACCTTTCTTGCTTAGATTCATGTAAAATCTTTCTGACTGGTTTCCAAGTGTCTGGTGTATTTCACCTCCATTTATCCTCCACACGCTGGTCTTAAGGTAGTCTCTAAAATGACTTTCCTGATTAATTTAATGTCTCTAAGTTGCCTTCAGGAAATATCTAAATTTCACAACATGAATTTTACACTAAGTTTCCTAACCTCCTTTTCAGTCTTGTGTCCCacactcccccactccccccccaccctcccccccacctaTTGCTCCTCCAGGCAATATTCCTGCAGTCCTGTTGCTCCTATGCACTTTAGCATCTCTAGCCCttggttccctctgcctagaatttACTTCTTTCCAGCTCTGCCTGATAAGTTCTTTCTATTATATAGGGCTCTGAAATATGAACTAGAATGGAATTTCCACAAGGCTGGTGACTTTGTCTGGAACATGGTAAGCTCTCAATCTATTCATAAGCTCTTAGATCAATtcatgattgaatgaatgaaatgtcaCCCCTTTTGTGAAGCCTACCAGAGTGGATCCTGCAGAATTAATTTTTCAATTCCAAGGTCCTTTGCTCATCCTCTTGTCATTTTGTTTAGTAGTCTAGTCAGTTGAAAACTCAATAGTTAAAAAGCTCTTCAAGTGCAGGGACTGTGTCTTGATCATACCTGACTCAGTAGAACTAGCAGAAAGGGATCTTCTATGAATATTTGTCAAGTTAAGTTAAAATCATCAAAACTCCAGGCACCCTGGTGTTAACATGCCCATGGGGTGGGAGTCTGTGCTGGGAAGGAGCCTCAGAAGCGTGCAGCTAACAGCCTGCTAAttatgttgcaggaagggggaccccttccagggcccaagagtgggctcttgtctaacactcggaaatgaattgtctgaggagataCATGTACTGACGAAGCAAAAGACATTATAGGGAAGGGGCAcccgggtggagagcagcagggtaagggaacccaggagaactgctctgccatgtggctcgcagtctcaggtttcatggtaatggggttagttttcagggttgtctctggccaatcatctttcTTGGCCTATATTTGCTCTGACTCAgtgtccttcctggtggcgcatgCATCTCTTAGCCAATATGGATTCCAGTGCAAAGGATTCTGAGAGCTTGGTAGGACAATATTATGGGCTggcgtctcctccctccttttggcccctcccaGATTCTCCTGGTTAGTTTTCGGTGGCAGCACCATGTTCCTTATTGGGAactcctgttgtgagacaactcatgcaagtggttatcaTTGTGCCTGGCCAAGGTGGGTGGTATCAGTCAATGGTTCCCTAACAATTAGAGTATCAAACTACAGAACAGGCTAGTggatagctttatttatttaaaaattctaaaaagtaatttcttattaaaaaagaaaaaaaaacctgtaccGAAGCTATAAATAAAaagggggacttccttggtggtccagtggctaagactctgcactcccaatgcctggggcccaggttcgatctctggtcagggaactatatcccacatgctgcaactaagagtctgcataccgcaactaaagatcctgtgtgctgcaactaaggcccagcacagccaaataaatacatattttttaaataaataaataaataaataaaaagggattGGCCTCCATATCTTTTTGCCACCCGCCAATCCCCAAAGATGACTATTACTAATACCTGTTTTCTTTAAGACATTTTCTGTGTGTAGACaacatacttatatatatataaaaacatagttTCTGTCACATTTGGAATCATATTGAACATACTGTTCTgctactgtttgtttttttagcccTAAAAATGTATTATGAATATCTTTCTACACCAGTACTTTGAGTATGATTTAAATACTGTCTATATCCCCCTGATTCTCAAATGTATTTACGTCTTCAGCTCAGGCTTATCTTCTGAACTCCAGACTTACAACAATTATCAACTTGACGTAACCACCCTGATGTCTCACACATTCTAAACACAAAACTGCTCAAACCTGCTGCTCCTACACAGGCTTCCCCTCCTCATCATTCATCCAATCATTCAAACCAAAAACCTCAGAgtcattattttctccttctgcaTCTAGTCAATACTGTTGACGTGTTGATTCTGCCTCCAAGCTATATCATCAAATCAGGCTGCTTCTCTCCATTTCTACTGCCACCTGGATTCTGCAGTCACCTCCTTACAGGCCTTCCTGCTTCCATGTTTGCCCCCTCCAAGCCACTTTCAATGAGTGGCtaagcatcatttaaaaaataaaagggagttggacttccctggtggcacagtggttaagaatctgctttccaatgcaggggacatcaCTTCCGTAGAAGAGCTAGCTGTTGTTTTCCAGACCTGGAAAAAAGACCCCGTACTAACTTCTCCTGTGAGAAGTCTTCCCCAGTTCCTCTCACGCTAATTGCCctcttctctgtgcttccagAGACCAAGGAATCTGCCTGTTAGGGAAGTTACTAGTGACAAGTCCTAGCAAACAGAGCATTCTAACTACCTAATGGGCCCCATGCTAGGCTCTGGGGTTTGGACATGAATGGGACTTATTCCATTGTATTGTCCTCAGTGGTTGCCAAGGTCACTGAGGATGAGTGCCTCTGGGACAGGgactatatctttttttttttttttctgtggtacacgggcctctcactgttgtggcctctcctgttgcggagcacaggctccggatgcgcaggctcagtggccatggctcacgggcccagcccctccgcggcatgtgggatcttcccggactggggcacgagcccgtatcccctgcatcggcaggcggactctcaaccactgcgccaccagggaagccccagagactATATCTTATACGTTGCTTGGTTTGGTGGTTTTTTACTTCATCAGCCTTAACACCCTAGGAATGGAGCAAATACTCTGTAAGACCGTCTTTACCATCCTGAAATGAACCATACTGATAAAATAACCTACCTacacatacaattaaaaaaaaaatcaaactgtaaTGCTCTAACGGTaatacaacagaaaaataaagggagagaaatgtataaaaatgtagtCTAGTGGATaaactatatatattcttttttataaatttatttatttttggctgtgtcgggtcttcgttgctgcacatggctgtggttgcatcgagcgggggctactcttcgttgcggtgcgcgggcttctcattgaggtggcttctcttgttgtggagcacgggctttaggcacgcgggcttcagtagttgtggctcacgggctgtagtgcacaggctcagtagttgtggcacacaggcttagttgctccatggcatgtgagatcttcccagaccagggctcaaatccatgtcccctgcactggcaggtggatttttaaccactgcactgccagggaagtccgataaactatatttgaaaatatgagaCAGTTAAAAATTTGTAGATACTTATTGTGAATAGCTTAAAGAGATGTCATTCAAATGATTattgaaatacttaaaaaaatggatatagagctattctgattttttaatttattagttaATTAGTTTGCGCCAGGTTTTagctgtggctcgctggctccttagttgtagcatgcatgtgggatctagttccctgaccagggatcaaacccgggccccctgcattgcgagtgcagagtcttaaccactgtgccaccagggcagtcctgaaaatacttttttctgtATATTGGCTACCTTGAAATagctaaatatttgtttatacatGTAGAATCCCGATGATTACAacaaatacaaacagaccaatacAGGCATGTGGTATTGGTGAGTTAAATACCAGAGCAACTTTGCTGTCAGTGAAGTGATTTTCCGAAATGGCAAACAACGCTCAGAAAACTTCCAAACTAAAAAAAGTACAGTCTTCCTTCACTTTACATAAGAgttgcattcctggaaaatttagtatataataaaacaacacaacaaataCTTTCTGCTTAGGTGTAACACCGGGTTAGGTTCTTGGCTCAGCTCATTCTCAATGGCCTTTGGTATGAGGCTCAGCTCTTTAAGGTGAGACACTGCCTCCTGCACTGACACTTGACACTCCTGGGCCCGCCAATCCCCCACATCCTTGCGGCAACCACAGGGCCAGTGAGAGCCCCTGGCCTAGCGCTGCTTTGGGTGCATATTCCAGAATGAATGCAAAGCTGGAGCGGGTAGAGCAGAGGTGGCTGTGGTGATGGACAAGTGACCAGGGCGAGACTGCATGTCTGTTACCAAAAACGTGCAAACCAAGCAGATGAACCGGGGCCTTTCTTCAAAGGTAAAGATTTTGGTCAGATAGGGCATGGGCCATGCTTTTCAGGAATACCATGTTTCAGAGACTAGGGAGGAGGCAGTCTGATTTTATAGTGCTATAGACTGCAAGGGATTAAGGGCTGAATAAGTGGACAGAAATGAAGGCAACTCCTTAAATAGCTATCACACTCAACTACCTGAGAAGAATAACAGTACCTACTCCTTAAGGCCTCTATATGGATTAAACCTGCAAATGCACTTAGAATGATGTCTGGTCCAATTGTAAGCACTCAATGTTAATATGCCAGACACAGGACTACACACTTTCCATTGTCCTATTTAGTTCCCAAATCAAATCTGTGTGTACTTGTATTATCCCCAATTTGCATGCAAAAGAAACAAGTTTAGAAATGTTAAGAAAACTGTGCTAAAGAAGATACAGTGAGAGATGACAGGTCATCTGCTGAGTGGGAGCAGAGCGGAGAGTCAGAGATGGAGCAAGATCCCGGCTCCCACTGAGAGTTGCCAAGTGCTGAAAGTAAATCCAGGCCATTACTAGTCCACCAGCATCCTGGAGGAAGGAGGCGGGTCCTAACTAGACATCACAAGAAGCAAAAAcacagctaccatttatttagAACTGGGAGCCAGGTTTGGTATGAAGCACTCTACTCCATCCCCCCCCATCTCCATGCTGGTACAGTACTAAGAAAGAgccatcagggacttccctggcagtccagtggttaagactccacgcttccaccgcagagggcgcgggttcaatccctggtaggggaactaagatcccacatgccatgctgtgtgtccaaaaacaataaaaataaataaaaatttaaaaaagaaagagccaTCATTAACTCATTTTCCTGATCAAGACACTCAAGCTTGAAGAGCAAGTGGCTGCCTGAGGCAGGCTCTCCTAGAACGAGGATGCAGGAGCAGCCAGCAGCTACATCAGAGCTGAGAGCCAGTGCCCTTCTTGAGACTCACACACCACCCACTGCTACCTCTGGGGAGTAGCGATGCCCAGTCCCCTGGGACAGTGTCTGAGGCTGGAGCCATGTTTCTGTACAGGCCTGTCGTGGGGTgagggaagagcaggagagggaaTGAGAAGGGTCATCTCAGCCCTGTGGGAAACCCAGCAGGAAGGAACTTCAAGCACTGTGGAAATGGCCGTGGCATCCCGACACAGCTCTGAATCTCGTTCCTTCCTTACCTGTCCCCCTGGCTTCTCCCTATCCCTCAGGTTTGAGGCTGGCAGCTGGCCTTGCCCTGGACACGGTCTCCtgcaaccagggaagccacagCAGCCCAGCTGTGATCTGCAGCCTCTAAGGACAAGTGCTCTGGTTTCTACTGAAACCGGAAGTATCGAAGGGCCATGCCTCTCAGCTCTGAgttcccacccctcacccccaatgCTTAAATGAGGGAAATGAGACTTAAGCCTGGCTACTCCTTTTCTCAAGAAATTCTTTCCTTTCACCTTCCTCACTGCTCCTTCATGGCCTCCTCCAAAGGTCTTTCCTTCAACTGTTCCATAGATGATGTGCTTCCCTAGGCCTCTCCTCTTTGTCCCCAGCTGATTACATCCACTCGTTTGAGTGGGTGGTGATTTGGGGGGGCCTTTTGCGGGCCTGGCTGCTTTATGCTAGCATCTCCCAAgaaaaatgggacctaaagagGGTTGAGTGTTTTGTTCCTTTGACGAAAGAAGAGCATGGgctccctttgctgtgcaccaggCAACTGCCCCACCCATCAGCTCTGAGGGCATCCCATTTCCAACCTCAGAGCCCGCCTCCgcccccactcctgccccacccTCGGACCGCAGACACACCAGGATGCTGCAGATAACTTTAATAAGGCATGGGCTGACCGATGGTTTGTGGAACTAAAGGTCGAAGAGGGAGGGCATCACACCTGTAAGGAAAGAAGTCAAAGGGATCTATCTGCCGTTTGCAGACGCTGTTCCCTAAGCCTGGAAAGCTCTCTCACGGCAAATGATCTACTTTTCCTCTCTCAAGGCCCAAATGCCACCTGGTCTCCAGGAGAAGAAAAAGCCCCCTTTGCAGAGAACCTTTTATACCATGCTTCTCACATTGTGTGGTTACCATTTCCCCAGGCTGCGGGGCTGTGAGTAGGGCCAGCTACACCTTAGCTGTTTCTCCATCAGCTCCCAGCACCTCAGGTTCCGTGCTTGTGCGTGGGGGGACCCCTGAGGCAGGTACCACCCCAGGGTCTCAGAGCACTGCTGTTCTCTCCCCTTCCTACAGAAggtgccaccccctccccacgcccTGCCCCCCATGGGACCCTGGCTCCTTCCCTGCACGCTCGGCCTTGGGTCATGTGTGACGAGGCCTCACACCTGGCTGGCTCATACACTGTTGGATAGTTTCCAGCTTAGTGGAGGCCAAGGCGCGGGCCTCCTCTGCAAAGCGGCGGTGTCCCTCATCGGTCAGCTTCCAGAGGCAGGATCGGGGCCGTGTGCTGACGCCACCCTGCATGCTGACCGGCACTTTCTCAAAGCTGTCTCGGAAACAGAGATTGTGACGCACGGTATTCTTCCAGCCTTCAGGAGCCGTCCGGAAAAAGGGGAAATGCTGTCTGCAGACAGGGAGGAATAGTAAGGAGAGGTGTGGTCTCTCTGGGAGATGCcttaccctggagaatgttctccCCGGGGGCCAGGAGCCTCAGCCCTTCTCTCACGTCGGAGAAGGGCAAGCTGGCCCACGACGCACCCTGCCGACTAAGCATGTGTCAGACCTCCACCTGGCGCAGTGCTTGTGCAGAGCCTCACCTTAAAGACCCAGTTCACTGCCCCCACTCCCTGGCtcgctttcctccctccctccgagGGCTCAGGAGTTTGACTTGCAACAGGAACAGAGCAGAAATCAGGCCAACAAGCTCCTGTCAGAGGAATCCTGGTCAAGGAGGACGCCTCTTGAGGATTAATACTCTGCGACTCTTCTGATAACAGAGGGAAAAGGTCCGAGAAACTCATCATACTCATGGGTACCCGACTCTCAAAGCTCAATGTAAATCCCTTCTCAGCCCGGCTTCCCCGGGTCCTTGGGGAACAGGCTGTGCCAGGCAGTTCAGTCCAAAGGGAAGGCATGTGAGAAACTGTTGGGGAAACCAGATTTTTTACTGGGTGTTCTTGAGAGGGAAGATGGGAGAATTTATGACCTGGGTGATTTTATATGTTAAGGAACTAAGGTATAAAAAGGGTGGAGTTTCTTAGATGTGAAAGGGGGTGGGGTGACTATCTTTCTGTCTATGTGAGGTGTGGACACACAGTCGGGGGCAACCCAGAACCAGTGCCTGGGAAAGGAGAAGCATCCTCTCAGACCCAGATGGGGGAACTGAAGCAGCAGCCCAGGGCCTGGAAGGTATCAGAGCagggccctgccccctccccttcgCCCTCCTCACAGGGCCCCCGGCACATACCGAGTGAAACTGTAGATCTGTTGCACGTTGAGGCCACAGGGGGAACTGTTTCTTAATGCCAGTGCAATTAGGTGGAAGTAATTGAGAGGGGGCCGGGACCACAGCCCCCCCTCCTGGCTGTTGGCTTGCCGAAGCCTCCGACTCTGGAGGGGGGCCCTTTTGTGAGGGGACTGGAGAGCCACAGAGGAGCTGTCATCCTGGTCCTCAGCCTCCTTCTCTTCTGTGAGCTAGAGGAGTACAGAGTAGGAACTGGTCCTGACTCCACAGCCTCTACTCCAGGGGTGCAGTGGCAGGAAGGGGTGGTGGTCTAGGGCCACCATCTGGGCTTCTCCCCAACCCAGGGGCACAGCTAATTTCTGAACCCATTAACCCTTCGTTAACCCTAAGAAAACAGAACTCTCTGCTGCATCATCCCTGTGCCCACCCTGCCTACATGCCAAGTCCATCCCACAGCCCAGAAATCCCTACCTCCCAGTTGCTGTTGGAAGAGGCAAACCGCTTCCGAGGGGGATACTGGTCTCCAGAAAGTGATGGTGACTCCACCACTGTGGCCTGTGGGCATTTGGCAAAGTCCTCTTCTTTTGGGGGTGGCTGAGGGGAAGGGACTATGCTTGTCAGATTCTTCCCCTTACTGGGTTCTCGGACCTCCAGCTTTCCAGGGGGGAACACGATGTTGGGGTCTACCCACATCCACAGGTTGGGCTCGAAATCTGGACCTGTGCAGAGAAAAAGGAGATTGAGGGCCATAGGTCATGGGCTTTGGGTGTCCCGCCCAGGCCACAGGGCCATGTCAGAGAACTCACTCCCATCTACTCACCATCTTTAtcagggttgggtttttttttccagaggtAGTTTTGGTGGCTCAACTATTCGGAGTTTATATCTGGCAactagcaaaaagaaaagaagagagtcaAAACATCCTAGGATTTTCATTTCGGCCCCTTGAAGCTTCCCTGGGAGGTGGCTATGGGCCCCGCCTGGGAAGTTACGATGCCATATTCTACTGGTTTCCCCTTACCTCTCTGACCTTTTCATTCTCCTCTGCATTCTTCTCTTCTCACCCCACATTACGGCCCCTAAACCATCTCATTAATGCCTGTTACTTTAGTCAGTCACCATCTATAAACTCAAGGCTTACAAATCTTTATCTCTAGCCCAGACTTCTCTGCTAGCCCTTAACTAGAACTGCCCATGGGATAACCCACAGGCATTTTGAACAACATTTCTAAAACTCAACTGCATTTTCCTGCTCTTGCTCCTGCATTCCTTGTTTCAGCATATGGCCCCATCTAACCAGCTGTCCAGGCTAGATACTtggaaatcattctttttttttgcggtacgtgggcctcttactgttgtggcctctcccgttgtggagcacaggctccggacgcgcaggcgcagcggccatggatcacgggcccagccgctccgcgcacatgggatcttcccggaccggggcacgaacccgcgtcccctgcatcggcaggcggactctcaaccactgcgccaccagagaagcttttctccattttttaattgaagtatagttgatttacaatgtgttcgtttcaggtgtacagcaaagtgattcagttttatacacacacacacacacacacacacacacacaagcatatatatacacatattctttttcagattcttttccattgtaggttattacaagatattgaacatagttccctgtgctctacagtaggcccttgttggttatctattttatgcacagtagtgtgtatctgttaatcccaaactcctcatttatccccccacgccccccccccacttcccctttggtcaccataagtttgttttctgtgtccaTGAGTGGAAATCATTCTTGACTCCTCTTTCCCGTACAGCCACACCCAATCAATCACCAAGTTCTACCATCCTAGTCCGAGCCTATAACCTAAAAGGTCTGcttatcttcttttctttaactTACCGTATTGCAGTTTGAGTGATCTTCCCAAAATGTTAATCCAATCATGCCACCCTTCAGTGTAAAACCTTTTGATGGCTTTCCATTGCCTTTGGGCCAAATCTAAATTCCTGAGATAGTCTACAAGGCCCTGGCTCCTCATCAGTGTTGAGTCATTCCTCCCAGGCTCTCCACCCATCTCCAACAGACCACATCTAGATCCTCTGCCTTCCCATAAGCTGTTCCCTTTGCTGGAAAcactcttccctcttcctgcttGCCTAGTTAATTGCTACTCACCCATCAGGTCTCTGTTTAAACCTCTCTCTGAAGCAGGCCTTCTCTGACTACCTGTCCAAACACTCCCATAGCACACATTTTATTGTAACTACCTGCTTAGTGTCTATCTCCAGGTCTGTCTCCTTCACTGCCTAGTGCATGGGAGGAGCTCAACTTaactggatgaatgaatacatggTGGGCTTAGAGTAAATCAGGTATATATTAGAGCTAGCTGCTCGACATGAAGCTGGCTTCTGGTCCAGTTAGGGGGAACTACCATTGTCCCCATGAGTGTCGTCATATTACAGATGAATCTAGGTTTTTGTCTGGAAAATGATGATATACTTATTAGAGAGCTCAGTAATTAGAAAGGATGCCCATTACATCGTTAATGTTCAACACAgtattctaaaaaggaaaaagtagtaagagatataagaaagaaaaaggccaAACTATaattatttacagaaaaaaacatagaTTAACAGAAAACCATACAAAATCGATATATAAATTATTAGAACCAACAAGAGTCCAGCAAGTTTGCTGGATATAAGACCAACATACTAATCACCACTGTTCCTCTATACCAGCattaagaaactggaaaattttttttttttttcaaaaaggtgCTGTTCACAATAGCAACCAAAGTTATAATGTATCTAGGGGTTAACTCATCAAAGAATGGACCTTTATGTGAAAAAGATGTACCTACTACTTAAGGACCTAAAAAACTTCAATAAACAAAGACATATAATACATACTATAAAGATGCCAATTATCCTCAAATTAACCTATACATTTAATGCAGATATTATAACACATAAAGATTGAaaggtgagcttccctggtggcgtggtggttgagagtctgcctgccgatgcaggggacacgggttcgtgccccggtccgggaagatcccacatgccgtggagcggctgggcccgtgagccatggccgctgagcctgcacgtccggagcctgtgctccgcagcgggagaggccacaacagtgaggggcccgcgtaccacacaaaaaaaaaaagattgaaagcttctgcacagtaaaactcacaagggaaaaaaaatatcaatagacaataaaccagaaaaaaaatcatttccagaaCTCTCAATTCTCTGATAGACAGCTCCtacaaatcaaaaaataaaggCTAAGACAAATCTATACATGGGTAAGATACGAATCAGTATTCAGAAGGAGGGGCTACCTGAAGATGCTGAGCCTTACTAGTAATAGGAACAcaataaaagaatgatataatacTTTACATCAAACTGACAAGAATTATAAAAAGAggtaataccaagtgttggcaaagatgcaGTGAAATAGGATCCTTTATTACATCTGAATAGCAACTGGTGCTGGTGAAGAATAATCAGGCAGCACTACAATTTACTGTCTAATCCTGGGTGTGTCTATTCAAGTTAATAGAAGAATTTATATACTAATTTTCATTGCTACCATCATCTACCAAATTCTCGGCCACTCCCCCTCATTTAGAGGAATTTAGTTCCTGGCTCACTGTCACTAGTGCTACTCCTGCCTTAAATCTTGGCTATTTcaatagatacatagatgattATCCTAATAACCTGGGCTCTAGTTTCTTGAACTCTTCTCCTCCCAGAATTCTGCCTTCCAACCTAATGTAGACAGTCCTCACTGTCATAACCTAAACCAATAACTGCAACCTCTCCATAACCTCATTTTTGCACCATGTAAAAATGCACCACCTCCTCTTTCCAGCCATCTCTTTTGATACCAACTGATAACCCCAATCCATTGATCTATGGCTTTGGAGCACTTGTTTGGTTGGATTTAATCAGGGTGTGGTTTGGCCAAGCAAGTGTTCCAAAGCCATAGAGAGCCAAAGGAGTCAACGGTGTATGCAAGAGAGTGAGCCTGTTTGGGGGATTCCAGGTTAGTTACAGAGAGGACATCCCCTCTAACTCTGCTCTTTGAGAGCAGGGGAAGGGTGATGGGATCAACAGATGGGTGATCTCAGTGGGATCAAAGGATAGTACCCCTGTccatctccctcccctgctctctcTGACACAGGTGGCCCCTCAAGGACAgtgtttgaaatttattttggcctcgggaggcttgtgggatcttagtttcctaaCCAGggagcagtgaaagcgccaagtcctaatcattggacggccagggaattcctgtctCCTCTCTTTTCTGTTATAAATTTCTGTCTCTGGACCATTATCATCATTCAAATATGCTGTTAATTCTCTCATCTTGTTAAAAACAAGAACTTCTTTTGTCCCCACTTTCTGTGCCAGGCCACTACTCcatatttttgctttcctttgagGAAGAACTCCTCGAAAGAAGTGCCTGTACTTTGTCTCCACTTCCTCTCCCTTCCACACTTAAACCCTTGCCAATCAGTCTTTCTTCTCCACCACTCCACCAAAACCACTATGATCAAGGCTGCACTCCACCAAAACCATATAATCAAGGCTCTGCTTTGCTAAATCCAATAGTCAGCCCACCTCTGACCTGATCTCTCACAGCGGTGTTCCTGTCCTGTGACCACTCCTTctttgaaacactttcttcacttggtttcCAGGAAACCACAATACCAGTTTTGATTCTTAATGGtcatttcctcagtttttttttggtttatctcCTCTCCAATCTCTTTAGAATGGAATGCCCCCCAGGGCTCATCCTTGGTTCTTCTCTATTCTCACCCCTTAAATGCCAGGCATGTACCAAAGACTCTCAAAATTTATATCTGCATACCTCTCTCCAGAATTGCAGACTTATATATCCACCAGCTTACTCAACATTTCTACTTGGATATCTAAAAAATATCTCAAACTCAGAGTGTTCAGAACAGAACTCCTGATTTTCCTCCCTAAATATCCTATCAGGAGCTTACCCCATCTCACTACAAGAAAACTCCATCCTTGCACTTGACCAGCCAAAAACTCTGGAGGAGTCATCCTCTA
Protein-coding regions in this window:
- the FOXR1 gene encoding LOW QUALITY PROTEIN: forkhead box protein R1 (The sequence of the model RefSeq protein was modified relative to this genomic sequence to represent the inferred CDS: deleted 1 base in 1 codon), with product MGNECFLAFTTTHLPLAEQNLARYKLRIVEPPKLPWKKKPNPDKDGPDFEPNLWMWVDPNIVFPPGKLEVREPSKGKNLTSIVPSPQPPPKEEDFAKCPQATVVESPSLSGDQYPPRKRFASSNSNWELTEEKEAEDQDDSSSVALQSPHKRAPLQSRRLRQANSQEGGLWSRPPLNYFHLIALALRNSSPCGLNVQQIYSFTRQHFPFFRTAPEGWKNTVRHNLCFRDSFEKVPVSMQGGVSTRPRSCLWKLTDEGHRRFAEEARALASTKLETIQQCMSQPGVRPRHT